ACGGATGCCGAGAAAGCTCAAGATGCGATGTGTGTGATTGACCGAGCTTTGGAAGAAGTTTCATCAACGCGAGGAGAGATTGGTGCCTTTCAAAAGAACAATCTGGAGAGCAACCTCAACTATCTGCGTATTGCGCATGAGAATGTATTGAATTCAGAGTCCGTAATTCGAGATGCAGATATGGCCGAGGAGATGACCAGGTTCACCCGCAACCAAATTATGACGGATTCTGCAACAGCAATGTTGGCCCAAGCGAATGCGCGATCACAGGCAGTTCTACAGTTACTGAATTAGGAAATGTAGCCAGATTGGCTGCATAAGTTTTCATAGAAAGCCTAACACAGGAAGTGTCAGGCTTAGATAAAGAATCTACATAGGTTCTAAACATCACAAGTGTTCATGGAGGAACAATGACTTTACGAGTAAACACCAATATTCCAGCGATCAACAGTCACCGTAACTTGATTCTGAACAACACGAATCAGGCTCGTACGATGGAGCGATTGTCTTCTGGTCTGAAGATCAACCGAGGAGCTGACGGTCCTGCTTCCTTAGTGATCAGCGAGCGTCTACGGGCTCAGACCGCTGGGTTAGAACAAGCAATTGATAACTCTGAGGCAGGGATAGCACTGGTGCAAACGGCAGAAGGCGCACTCAACGAAATGAGCTCAATATTGATCAACGCTCGACAGCTTGCTGTCGCTTCAGCTAATGAAGCAGTGAATGATGAGTTCATGCTGCGAGCGAATCAGCAAGAGATTGATAACATCATTGCAACAGTCAACCGGATTGCTCAGAACACAGAGTTCGGTAAGAACAAATTGCTCGATGGTAGCAAAGGTGCAAACGGAGTCGTTTCCGGAGCCAATTTGGAATTTGTTGGAGCCACCAGAGACACTAAGGCCTCTGGCCCTAGAGGTTATGCAGTCCACATTACGCAGGTAGCTCGGCGAACTCAAGTGACTGGCACCCTAGCTTTGACCAACGAGATCATTGATCGTGGTGAGCAGATCACCATTACAGAGGGATCCAAGACAGTTAACTTTCAAACGATCAAGGGTGAGACAGTTGAGAATAACATGAACGCCCTGACAGCTGCTGTTAAGGAAGCCGGGCTCAACTTGGACATGATCCGTCCTGAGGAAATCAACACGGATGCTAATGCTCCACAGGTCATCAGTCTGCGCCACAAGGAATTCGGCAGTGAACATAGTTTCCAAGTTTCTAGCACAACAGCAGGATTACTGAGCAGTCAATCTGATGTTTATGACACGATCACAAATGGTTTGGATGTGGCGGGTGAGATCAACGGTGAGGAAGCTTCTGGCAAGGGGCAGGTGCTAACTGGCAATGCCGGCAACACAAGCACAGATGGCTTGGCTATCCGCTACAATGGCTTGGCTCTTCCTGGTGAATTTCCGCCGGCTGATATTCCTGCGGAGATGACGCCGCCAGATCAGAGAAGTGAGGCACAACTCGGTAATCTGGTACCCGTTAAGGCTGGTACAGTTTCCTTGTCTCAGAACGCATTGGTCTTTCAGGTAGGTGCTAACTGTGAGCAGACAACCTCAGTTGCCTTGCGCAATATGCGAGCAAATAGTCTGGGCACAGGTGTAAAGAACGAGAGTGATTTTGGTTCACTTGCAGATATTGATGTGACAGATGCCCAAAAAGCTCAGGACGCAATGTGTGTGATTGATCGAGCCCTGGAAGAGGTTTCTTCAACTCGTGGTGAGATTGGTGCCTTCCAGAAGAACAATCTGGAGAGCAACTTGAACTACTTGCGCATCGCCCATGAGAACGTGATGAATTCAGAGTCAGTGATTCGTGATGCGGATATGGCCCAAGAGATGACCAACTTCACACGTAATCAGATCATGGTTGATTCCTCAACAGCGATGCTGGCACAGGCAAATGCACGAGCACAGTCCATCTTGAGATTGTTCA
This DNA window, taken from SAR324 cluster bacterium, encodes the following:
- a CDS encoding flagellin, with translation MTLRVNTNIPAINSHRNLILNNTNQARTMERLSSGLKINRGADGPASLVISERLRAQTAGLEQAIDNSEAGIALVQTAEGALNEMSSILINARQLAVASANEAVNDEFMLRANQQEIDNIIATVNRIAQNTEFGKNKLLDGSKGANGVVSGANLEFVGATRDTKASGPRGYAVHITQVARRTQVTGTLALTNEIIDRGEQITITEGSKTVNFQTIKGETVENNMNALTAAVKEAGLNLDMIRPEEINTDANAPQVISLRHKEFGSEHSFQVSSTTAGLLSSQSDVYDTITNGLDVAGEINGEEASGKGQVLTGNAGNTSTDGLAIRYNGLALPGEFPPADIPAEMTPPDQRSEAQLGNLVPVKAGTVSLSQNALVFQVGANCEQTTSVALRNMRANSLGTGVKNESDFGSLADIDVTDAQKAQDAMCVIDRALEEVSSTRGEIGAFQKNNLESNLNYLRIAHENVMNSESVIRDADMAQEMTNFTRNQIMVDSSTAMLAQANARAQSILRLFN